From the Mastacembelus armatus chromosome 14, fMasArm1.2, whole genome shotgun sequence genome, one window contains:
- the LOC113142580 gene encoding olfactory receptor 1M1-like — MLGAVICGILAFLRPVLNDSVIIQHPSCYIIRFETFPHIAIYFIFLAFVSLFAVEMLIMLLNTVVIYIVAINHCLHTPTFLAVVNLAVTDLILNTCIIPSMIKIFLIKNNFVPFNLCLVQMYVYYAFGTLESFALAILAYDRLIAICFPLRQNSINTLRSISYIVCLTWCLTLGVIGFAVGIMTRLSFCNSLNVFSYFCDYAPVFRLACNDYTMQWSVASLLTFLNLVGPFAFIFLSYVSILVTVFRMKSIDNRVKALATCAEHLILVAVFYIPVITIFTIGFYLRLIDPDQRVLSLSLASCIPPCINPMVYSLKTKEIKNRALALVRKNQIGQDQHKQKCRP; from the exons ATGTTGGGTGCTGTCA TCTGTGGCATTTTGGCTTTTCTCAGGCCTGTTCTCAATGACTCTGTCATCATCCAACATCCAAGCTGCTATATAATCAGATTTGAGACATTTCCCCACATCGCTATCTACTTCATCTTTCTGGCATTTGTCTCATTGTTTGCAGTAGAGATGCTCATAA TGCTGTTGAATACTGTGGTGATCTACATAGTTGCCATTAATCATTGTTTACACACTCCAACATTTTTGGCTGTGGTCAATCTTGCAGTAACTGATTTAATTCTAAACACATGCATTATTCCCAGCATGATAAAAATATTCCTCATCAAGAATAACTTTGTTCCATTCAACTTATGTTTGGTCCAAATGTACGTTTACTATGCGTTTGGTACTTTGGAGTCATTTGCACTAGCTATACTTGCCTATGACAGGTTGATTGCAATATGTTTCCCTCTGCGTCAGAACTCAATCAACACACTGCGGAGCATATCTTACATTGTCTGCCTGACTTGGTGTTTGACTCTGGGAGTCATTGGATTTGCAGTAGGTATAATGACTCGACTGTCCTTTTGCAATTCTCTCAACGTTTTCAGTTATTTCTGTGACTATGCACCTGTATTTAGACTTGCCTGTAATGATTACACAATGCAGTGGTCTGTGGCCTCTTTGCTTACTTTCCTGAACCTTGTAGGaccttttgcttttatatttctgtcttaTGTCAGCATTCTGGTGACTGTGTTCAGAATGAAGTCAATCGACAATCGAGTGAAAGCTTTGGCCACTTGTGCTGAGCATCTGATCCTTGTTGCTGTATTTTACATTCCAGTCATTACAATTTTTACTATTGGGTTTTATCTGCGACTCATTGACCCAGACCAGCGTGTGCTGAGCCTGTCTCTGGCCTCTTGCATCCCACCGTGCATCAATCCTATGGTATACTCTTTGAAAACTAAAGAGATCAAAAACAGAGCCCTGGCACTGGTAAGAAAAAATCAAATTGGCCAAGatcaacataaacaaaaatgtagaccttaa
- the LOC113142581 gene encoding olfactory receptor 1-like, protein MAPDKKAATISNVTFVRPAKFYLSGFSNIPHVTYFYIFLCFVYIMTVVGNVLLLSVIFLVKTLHTPKYMIVFNLALTDLCGSTALIPKVLDTFLFDNRYIVYEACLSYMFFVLFFVSVQSWTLVTMAYDRFIAICFPLRYHSIVTKPAIAAMLLLVWVVSLSIMSCLVGLLDRLSFCGSLVIQSFYCDHGPTYQLACNDTSLNYTMALVCIAAVMCFPPILIVLTYVCIAIALSRIASGTERVKALKTCTSHLILVAIFYLPLLGTYIAVLSSYIHPNARIINSILTHTIPALLNPILYSLKTEEMLNSIRKLCKSNRLSNMTLSNKMTCL, encoded by the coding sequence atggcCCCAGAcaagaaagctgctaccatatctaatgtcacatttgttcgtcctgcaaaattttatctcagtggattttccaacatccctcatgttacatatttttatatcttcctgtgttttgtctatatcatgactgttgttgggaatgttctccttctctcagtgattttcctggtcaagactcttcatactcctaaatacatgattgtgttcaacctggctttgacagatttgtgtgggagcactgctctcatcccaaaagtcttagacacatttttgtttgacaacagatacattgtctatgaggcttgtttaagttatatgttctttgttttattctttgtaagtgtgcagtcatggacacttgtcactatggcatatgacagatttatagcaatttgcttccctttaaggtaccatagtattgtgactaaaccagctattgctgcaatgctgctgttagtgtgggtaGTTTCTTTGAGTATAATGTCATGCTtggttgggctacttgatcgtctctccttctgtggatctttggtgatacaaagcttttactgtgaTCATGGACCAACATATCAGCTGGCCTGTAATGACACATCTTTAAATTACACGATGGCATTAGTTTGCATTGCAGCAGTCATGTGTTTTCCTCCTATATTAATAGTactgacatatgtttgcattgccatagcactgagcaggattgcatcagggacagaaagagtcaaagcattgaaaacttgtacttctcacctgattcttgtggctattttttACTTACCACTTTTGGGCACCTATATAGCTGTACTGAGCTCCTATATTCATCCTAATGCCAGAATCATAAACTCTATTTTAACACACACCATACCAGCTTTGTTaaatcctattttatactctttaaagacagaagaaatgcTGAACTCTATCAGGAAACTTTGTAAAAGCAATAGGCTGAGCAACATGACCTTGTCAAACAAGATGACCTGTTTATAA
- the LOC113142583 gene encoding olfactory receptor 1L4-like produces MAPDKKAATISNVTFVRPAKFYLSGFSNIPHVTYFYIFLCFVYIMTVVGNVLLLSVIFLVKTLHTPKYMIVFNLALTDLCGSTALIPKVLDTFLFDNRYIVYEACLSYMFFVLVFGSVQSWTLVTMAYDRFIAICFPLRYHSIVTKPAIAAMLLLVWVVSLSIMSCLVGLLDRLSFCGSLVIQSFYCDHGPTYQLACNDTSLNYTMALVCIAAVMCFPPILIVLTYVCIAIALSRIASGTERVKALKTCTSHLILVAIFYLPLLGTYIAVLSSYIHPNARIINSILTHTIPALLNPILYSLKTEEMLNSIRKLCKSNRLSNMTLSNKMTCL; encoded by the coding sequence ATGGCCCCAGAcaagaaagctgctaccatatctaatgtcacatttgttcgtcctgcaaaattttatctcagtggattttccaacatccctcatgttacatatttttatatcttcctgtgttttgtctatatcatgactgttgttgggaatgttctccttctctcagtgattttcctggtcaagactcttcatactcctaaatacatgattgtgttcaacctggctttgacagatttgtgtgggagcactgctctcatcccaaaagtcttagacacatttttgtttgacaacagatacattgtctatgaggcttgtttaagttatatgttctttgttttagtctttggaagtgtgcagtcatggacacttgtcactatggcatatgacagatttatagcaatttgcttccctttaaggtaccatagtattgtgactaaaccagctattgctgcaatgctgctgttagtgtgggtaGTTTCTTTGAGTATAATGTCATGCTtggttgggctacttgatcgtctctccttctgtggatctttggtgatacaaagcttttactgtgaTCATGGACCAACATATCAGCTGGCCTGTAATGACACATCTTTAAATTACACGATGGCATTAGTTTGCATTGCAGCAGTCATGTGTTTTCCTCCTATATTAATAGTactgacatatgtttgcattgccatagcactgagcaggattgcatcagggacagaaagagtcaaagcattgaaaacttgtacttctcacctgattcttgtggctattttttACTTACCACTTTTGGGCACCTATATAGCTGTACTGAGCTCCTATATTCATCCTAATGCCAGAATCATAAACTCTATTTTAACACACACCATACCAGCTTTGTTaaatcctattttatactctttaaagacagaagaaatgcTGAACTCTATCAGGAAACTTTGTAAAAGCAATAGGCTGAGCAACATGACCTTGTCAAACAAGATGACCTGTTTATAA
- the LOC113142952 gene encoding olfactory receptor 2AT4-like, with amino-acid sequence MSFLRTVHNDSVIIHSPGFYIIGFQTFPHITIYFIFLAFVYVLTVLLNAVVIYVITVNHCLHTPKFLAVVNLAVTDLILNTCIIPSMIKIFLIKDNFVPFNLCLVQMYVYYAFGTLESFALAILAYDRLIAICFPLRQNSINTLRSISYIVCLTWCLTLGVIGFAVGIMTRLSFCNSLNVFSYFCDYAPVFRLACNDYTMQWSVASLLTFLNLVGPFAFIFLSYVSILMTVFRMKSIDNRVKALATCAEHLILVAVFYIPVITIFTIGFYLRLIDPDQRVLSLSLASCIPPCINPMVYSLKTKEIKNRALALVRKKSNWPRST; translated from the coding sequence ATGTCTTTTCTCAGGACTGTTCACAATGACTCTGTCATCATTCATTCTCCAGGCTTTTATATCATCGGATTTCAGACATTTCCCCACATCACTATCTACTTCATCTTTTTAGCATTTGTCTATGTGCTTACAGTGCTGTTGAATGCTGTGGTGATTTACGTAATTACCGTTAATCATTGTTTACACACTCCAAAATTTTTGGCTGTGGTCAATCTTGCAGTAACTGATTTAATTCTAAACACATGCATTATTCCCAGCATGATAAAAATATTCCTCATCAAGGACAACTTTGTTCCATTCAACTTATGTTTGGTCCAAATGTACGTTTACTATGCGTTTGGTACTTTGGAGTCATTTGCACTTGCTATACTTGCCTATGACAGGTTGATTGCAATATGTTTCCCTCTGCGTCAGAACTCAATCAACACACTGCGGAGCATATCTTACATTGTCTGCCTGACTTGGTGTTTGACTCTGGGAGTCATTGGATTTGCAGTAGGTATAATGACTCGACTGTCCTTTTGCAATTCTCTCAACGTTTTCAGTTATTTCTGTGACTATGCACCTGTATTTAGACTTGCCTGTAATGATTACACAATGCAGTGGTCTGTGGCCTCTTTGCTTACTTTCCTGAACCTTGTAGGaccttttgcttttatatttctgtcttaTGTCAGCATTCTGATGACTGTGTTCAGAATGAAGTCAATCGACAATCGAGTGAAAGCTTTGGCCACTTGTGCTGAGCATCTGATCCTTGTTGCTGTATTTTACATTCCAGTCATTACAATTTTTACTATTGGGTTTTATCTGCGACTCATTGACCCAGACCAGCGTGTGCTGAGCCTGTCTCTGGCCTCTTGCATCCCACCGTGCATCAATCCTATGGTATACTCTTTGAAAACTAAAGAGATCAAAAACAGAGCCCTGGCACtggtaagaaaaaaatcaaattggcCAAGatcaacataa
- the coa4 gene encoding cytochrome c oxidase assembly factor 4 homolog, mitochondrial, with amino-acid sequence MAFPSHDRSRRVDEDDPVEQMISRTGCAELHYAVQECMAEYQDWRACQKQVGTFKDCMMNFQNARKEQLMKQQSTSTESAPT; translated from the coding sequence ATGGCGTTCCCTTCACATGATCGTAGCCGCAGAGTGGATGAGGATGACCCTGTTGAACAGATGATATCTCGCACTGGCTGTGCTGAGCTACATTATGCTGTGCAAGAGTGCATGGCTGAATACCAGGACTGGCGAGCGTGCCAGAAGCAGGTTGGCACCTTCAAAGACTGCATGATGAATTTCCAAAATGCCCGTAAAGAACAACTGATGAAGCAGCAGTCAACCTCTACTGAGTCAGCACCCACCTGA
- the tpbgl gene encoding trophoblast glycoprotein-like: MLIFYSANNSKSLFPIWNQWCLCYVAVVCLLFSPVRTDDACPSSCICARESGTVTCRDGDETEVPGNIPEWTSTMILKGRNISTLQRGAFMTNDTELEMMTLSLSYNGIQAIEPYAFLGLPRLHLLDLSHNRLESISARAFHGLTELRSLYLNYSIMPQATAQLISALSTQSLRNLHRLELTGNRLTSIPLIRLDIYNLHALVLINNSIETIGRENVTNLYQQRRLRVYLSLNPFRCNCDLEAFYYWLKNSSQCPDAGRLLCSEPEAKRGSPVDKLRGEDVDCMNENLEAVSYVFLGIVLALIGVVFLMVLYLNRGGIKRWLNNIREACRDQMEVYHYRYEQDSDPRLANVAV; this comes from the coding sequence ATGTTGATATTTTACAGTGCCAACAATTCAAAGAGTCTGTTTCCTATTTGGAATCAGTGGTGTTTATGTTACGTggctgtggtgtgtttgttgttttcgCCTGTCAGGACGGATGATGCTTGCCCGTCATCCTGCATCTGTGCCAGAGAGTCGGGGACGGTGACCTGCCGTGATGGAGACGAAACTGAGGTACCGGGAAACATACCAGAGTGGACGTCCACCATGATACTCAAGGGGAGAAACATCTCAACTTTACAGCGCGGTGCGTTCATGACCAACGACACGGAGTTGGAAATGATGACACTCTCGCTGTCCTATAACGGGATCCAGGCTATTGAACCCTACGCCTTCCTGGGACTTCCCCGATTGCATCTGCTGGATCTGAGCCACAATCGATTGGAGTCTATCTCAGCCAGGGCTTTCCATGGATTAACGGAGCTGCGCTCTCTTTACCTCAATTACTCCATAATGCCTCAGGCAACGGCGCAGCTAATAAGTGCGCTCAGCACTCAAAGTTTGCGCAACCTGCACAGACTGGAGTTGACGGGGAATAGACTGACTTCGATCCCCCTGATCAGATTAGATATATACAATCTTCACGCATTAGTACTGATAAATAACTCCATAGAGACCATCGGGAGGGAAAACGTAACCAATTTGTACCAGCAACGGCGATTACGCGTCTACTTGTCCTTAAACCCGTTTCGGTGCAACTGTGACCTGGAGGCGTTTTACTACTGGTTGAAGAACTCATCCCAGTGCCCGGATGCGGGGCGTCTCCTGTGCAGTGAGCCGGAGGCCAAGAGGGGGAGTCCTGTGGATAAGCTCCGGGGAGAGGACGTGGATTGTATGAATGAGAACCTTGAGGCGGTGTCCTATGTCTTCCTCGGTATAGTGTTGGCTCTGATCGGGGTGGTTTTTCTAATGGTCCTGTATCTTAACCGAGGAGGCATCAAACGCTGGCTTAACAACATCAGGGAGGCGTGCCGAGACCAGATGGAGGTCTACCATTACCGCTACGAGCAGGACTCAGACCCGAGACTGGCCAACGTGGCTGTTTAA
- the smyd4 gene encoding protein-lysine N-methyltransferase SMYD4 isoform X2 encodes MMWIFCSQSLHNTQYRRTQNKQPNAGRGVTPASRAEITLQPLYTIHSSEQLSLCYANRSAVLYRLKHYQECLDDIDKALKNGYPSHLLHKLEERRIQCLNHLSAGKKAEEGQHDPASKNLKGPEKVKRTSVGFSPEKGRHLVATERLAAGEVILNDRPYSCVLIPEIQEIKGKAERLSIERGVFGTEHRYCHRCLTETLRPVPCQGCSYSCYCSTGCQRDAWEEHHRWECPLGADLLVTGVMSHLALRVTLKAGLKDIQMAREPITYKYKTSEPSCLNRESSDSSPCHTNQPDPSTSYYGDSYLSVFHLLHHLNNHSPGMRFLCAVTIATLYLKLSKTGPPPASWEISRPSGTNSQSPEEEGSVRGWSSELWLMGSAVLRHILQLRCNAQAIVMLQDKGTANTPVQSSREVRIATAIFPTLSLLNHSCSPNTSLVFSTGASADPSGSDVCADVSEGTAEDRSTARGVTVTVRAARDIPAGQEILHCYGPHSSRIVTQERQCLLQEQYYFLCQCEACTLSQEEEGPEGRLQWLDFGNSRHESGLLCVKCKGFLKKSSEGKEAGFTCSQLSCGHRMSSCEVTNRLKEIRVYLEKSVDLMERDKPAEALSLLKRAQNQSKLILAQTHPLQGELADATARAYATIGDWSNAASHLEQSAVAIRSQYGEDSIELGRQLFKLAQLHFNDGARGLALSVIPKVRRLLCLHCGPHCQELQELQAMENCLQG; translated from the exons ATGATGTGGATTTTCTGCAGTCAGTCTCTGCACAATACACAGTACAGAAGGACACAGAACAAGCAGCCAAATGCAGGGAGAGGGGTAACTCCAGCTTCAAGAGCAGAGATTACACTGCAGCCGCTCTACACTATTCACAG CTCAGAGCAGCTGTCTCTGTGCTATGCCAACCGCTCTGCCGTGCTCTACCGTCTGAAACACTACCAG GAATGCCTTGATGACATTGACAAAGCCCTGAAGAATGGCTACCCCTCTCATCTTTTACACAAACTAGAAGAACGTCGCATACAGTGTCTCAATCACCTCTCTGCGGGTAAAAAGGCAGAGGAAGGTCAGCACGATCCTGCCTCAAAAAATCTTAAAGGTCCAGAGAAAGTAAAAAGAACATCTGTTGGCTTCAGCCCAGAGAAAGGTCGACACCTGGTGGCTACAGAGAGATTAGCAGCTGGGGAGGTGATCCTTAATGACAGGCCATACAGCTGTGTCCTCATACCAGAGATACAGGAGATAAAAGGGAAGGCAGAAAGGCTGAGTATAGAGAGAGGTGTGTTTGGAACAGAGCACAGGTACTGTCACAGGTGTTTGACTGAAACACTCCGACCTGTCCCGTGTCAGGGATGCAGCTACAGCTGTTACTGTTCAACTGGCTGTCAGCGAGATGCCTGGGAAGAACATCACCGCTGGGAGTGTCCACTGGGAGCAGATCTGTTAGTGACGGGTGTGATGTCACACCTCGCTCTGAGGGTAACACTAAAGGCGGGGTTAAAAGACATCCAAATGGCCAGGGAGCCAATCACATACAAGTACAAAACGTCAGAGCCAAGCTGTCTAAACAGAGAGTCCAGTGATTCCTCCCCATGTCATACAAACCAACCCGATCCTTCTACTTCATACTACGGTGACTCTTACCTTAGCGTGTTTCACTTGCTCCACCACCTGAATAACCACAGTCCTGGAATGCGTTTCTTGTGTGCTGTTACCATAGCAACACTCTACCTCAAACTTAGCAAGACAGGACCTCCACCTGCATCTTGGGAGATCAGTAGACCTTCAGGGACAAACAGCCAATCACCAGAAGAAGAGGGAAGTGTCAGAGGTTGGAGCTCAGAGCTGTGGCTGATGGGAAGTGCAGTTCTGAGGCACATCCTGCAGCTGAGATGTAACGCCCAGGCAATTGTCATGCTGCAAGACAAAG GCACAGCAAACACACCAGTGCAGTCCAGCAGGGAAGTCCGCATTGCTACGGCAATATTTCCAACTCTTAGTCTTCTGAATCACTCCTGTTCTCCCAACACCAGCCTGGTGTTCAGCACTGGAGCTAGTGCTGATCCTTCTGGTTcagatgtgtgtgcagatgtCAGTGAGGGTACAGCTGAGGACAGAAGCACAGCCCGCGGAGTCACTGTAACTGTCAGAGCAGCCAGAGATATCCCTGCCGGACAAGAGATCCTGCACTGCTATG GTCCTCACAGCAGTAGGATTGTGACCCAGGAGCGCCAGTGTCTCCTGCAGGAACAGTATTATTTCCTTTGTCAGTGTGAGGCCTGCACACTGAGCCAGGAGGAAGAAGGTCCAGAAGGAAGACTGCAGTGGTTGGATTTTGGAAATAGTCGACATGAGTCTGGACTTCTGTGTGTCAAATGCAAAGGATTTCTCAAA AAAAGCAGTGAGGGCAAAGAAGCAGGATTTACATGTTCGCAGTTATCGTGTGGTCATCGTATGTCTTCATGTGAAGTGACTAACAGGTTGAAGGAGATCAGGGTCTACCTGGAGAAATCTGTGGATCTCATGGAGAGAGATAAGCCAG CTGAGGCCTTGAGCCTGTTGAAAAGGGCTCAGAATCAGTCTAAACTGATCCTTGCACAGACACACCCTCTGCAAGGGGAGCTGGCTGATGCCACAGCCAGAGCATATGCTACAATAG GTGACTGGAGTAATGCAGCTTCCCATTTGGAGCAAAGTGCTGTAGCTATCAGGTCACAGTATGGAGAAGACAGTATTGAACTGGGTCGACAGCTCTTTAAATTAGCTCAGCTACATTTCAATGA TGGTGCCAGAGGTCTGGCCCTCTCTGTCATCCCCAAGGTCAGACGACTcctctgtcttcactgtggTCCTCACTGTCAGGAATTACAGGAGCTGCAAGCTATGGAGAACTGCTTACAAGGATAG
- the smyd4 gene encoding protein-lysine N-methyltransferase SMYD4 isoform X1, whose protein sequence is MDLPCMQWQDHVTQKWTGLDRGLKEHFISLLEIDDVFKCALTLTTQDDVDFLQSVSAQYTVQKDTEQAAKCRERGNSSFKSRDYTAAALHYSQGICFAPQSSEQLSLCYANRSAVLYRLKHYQECLDDIDKALKNGYPSHLLHKLEERRIQCLNHLSAGKKAEEGQHDPASKNLKGPEKVKRTSVGFSPEKGRHLVATERLAAGEVILNDRPYSCVLIPEIQEIKGKAERLSIERGVFGTEHRYCHRCLTETLRPVPCQGCSYSCYCSTGCQRDAWEEHHRWECPLGADLLVTGVMSHLALRVTLKAGLKDIQMAREPITYKYKTSEPSCLNRESSDSSPCHTNQPDPSTSYYGDSYLSVFHLLHHLNNHSPGMRFLCAVTIATLYLKLSKTGPPPASWEISRPSGTNSQSPEEEGSVRGWSSELWLMGSAVLRHILQLRCNAQAIVMLQDKGTANTPVQSSREVRIATAIFPTLSLLNHSCSPNTSLVFSTGASADPSGSDVCADVSEGTAEDRSTARGVTVTVRAARDIPAGQEILHCYGPHSSRIVTQERQCLLQEQYYFLCQCEACTLSQEEEGPEGRLQWLDFGNSRHESGLLCVKCKGFLKKSSEGKEAGFTCSQLSCGHRMSSCEVTNRLKEIRVYLEKSVDLMERDKPAEALSLLKRAQNQSKLILAQTHPLQGELADATARAYATIGDWSNAASHLEQSAVAIRSQYGEDSIELGRQLFKLAQLHFNDGARGLALSVIPKVRRLLCLHCGPHCQELQELQAMENCLQG, encoded by the exons CCAAGATGATGTGGATTTTCTGCAGTCAGTCTCTGCACAATACACAGTACAGAAGGACACAGAACAAGCAGCCAAATGCAGGGAGAGGGGTAACTCCAGCTTCAAGAGCAGAGATTACACTGCAGCCGCTCTACACTATTCACAG GGCATATGTTTTGCTCCCCAAAGCTCAGAGCAGCTGTCTCTGTGCTATGCCAACCGCTCTGCCGTGCTCTACCGTCTGAAACACTACCAG GAATGCCTTGATGACATTGACAAAGCCCTGAAGAATGGCTACCCCTCTCATCTTTTACACAAACTAGAAGAACGTCGCATACAGTGTCTCAATCACCTCTCTGCGGGTAAAAAGGCAGAGGAAGGTCAGCACGATCCTGCCTCAAAAAATCTTAAAGGTCCAGAGAAAGTAAAAAGAACATCTGTTGGCTTCAGCCCAGAGAAAGGTCGACACCTGGTGGCTACAGAGAGATTAGCAGCTGGGGAGGTGATCCTTAATGACAGGCCATACAGCTGTGTCCTCATACCAGAGATACAGGAGATAAAAGGGAAGGCAGAAAGGCTGAGTATAGAGAGAGGTGTGTTTGGAACAGAGCACAGGTACTGTCACAGGTGTTTGACTGAAACACTCCGACCTGTCCCGTGTCAGGGATGCAGCTACAGCTGTTACTGTTCAACTGGCTGTCAGCGAGATGCCTGGGAAGAACATCACCGCTGGGAGTGTCCACTGGGAGCAGATCTGTTAGTGACGGGTGTGATGTCACACCTCGCTCTGAGGGTAACACTAAAGGCGGGGTTAAAAGACATCCAAATGGCCAGGGAGCCAATCACATACAAGTACAAAACGTCAGAGCCAAGCTGTCTAAACAGAGAGTCCAGTGATTCCTCCCCATGTCATACAAACCAACCCGATCCTTCTACTTCATACTACGGTGACTCTTACCTTAGCGTGTTTCACTTGCTCCACCACCTGAATAACCACAGTCCTGGAATGCGTTTCTTGTGTGCTGTTACCATAGCAACACTCTACCTCAAACTTAGCAAGACAGGACCTCCACCTGCATCTTGGGAGATCAGTAGACCTTCAGGGACAAACAGCCAATCACCAGAAGAAGAGGGAAGTGTCAGAGGTTGGAGCTCAGAGCTGTGGCTGATGGGAAGTGCAGTTCTGAGGCACATCCTGCAGCTGAGATGTAACGCCCAGGCAATTGTCATGCTGCAAGACAAAG GCACAGCAAACACACCAGTGCAGTCCAGCAGGGAAGTCCGCATTGCTACGGCAATATTTCCAACTCTTAGTCTTCTGAATCACTCCTGTTCTCCCAACACCAGCCTGGTGTTCAGCACTGGAGCTAGTGCTGATCCTTCTGGTTcagatgtgtgtgcagatgtCAGTGAGGGTACAGCTGAGGACAGAAGCACAGCCCGCGGAGTCACTGTAACTGTCAGAGCAGCCAGAGATATCCCTGCCGGACAAGAGATCCTGCACTGCTATG GTCCTCACAGCAGTAGGATTGTGACCCAGGAGCGCCAGTGTCTCCTGCAGGAACAGTATTATTTCCTTTGTCAGTGTGAGGCCTGCACACTGAGCCAGGAGGAAGAAGGTCCAGAAGGAAGACTGCAGTGGTTGGATTTTGGAAATAGTCGACATGAGTCTGGACTTCTGTGTGTCAAATGCAAAGGATTTCTCAAA AAAAGCAGTGAGGGCAAAGAAGCAGGATTTACATGTTCGCAGTTATCGTGTGGTCATCGTATGTCTTCATGTGAAGTGACTAACAGGTTGAAGGAGATCAGGGTCTACCTGGAGAAATCTGTGGATCTCATGGAGAGAGATAAGCCAG CTGAGGCCTTGAGCCTGTTGAAAAGGGCTCAGAATCAGTCTAAACTGATCCTTGCACAGACACACCCTCTGCAAGGGGAGCTGGCTGATGCCACAGCCAGAGCATATGCTACAATAG GTGACTGGAGTAATGCAGCTTCCCATTTGGAGCAAAGTGCTGTAGCTATCAGGTCACAGTATGGAGAAGACAGTATTGAACTGGGTCGACAGCTCTTTAAATTAGCTCAGCTACATTTCAATGA TGGTGCCAGAGGTCTGGCCCTCTCTGTCATCCCCAAGGTCAGACGACTcctctgtcttcactgtggTCCTCACTGTCAGGAATTACAGGAGCTGCAAGCTATGGAGAACTGCTTACAAGGATAG